CAACttgatttgttttaaatagataTTTAAGATTTGCTCTCATTGGACAGCCTGGAGTGACAAACAGATGCCTTGCACGGGTGCAAAGTTGGTTCAGGAATGGTATTTTCCTGCTCCAAGTGGTCATGCTGACAGTGCCTGGCTATGACtgtcacagccagggcaggacaAAGGGACAACTTCAAGGTGGGCATCTCTCTTAATTCCTTAGGTCTGGTGGAGGTGGCAGCTGCCCtattcctcctgctcccctcagTGCTTTTGGCCTGATTTTTCTCTGGTAAGTGTTGGCTTGAGTTTTGCATCTCAAATGAACAGAAGCAAAGGTGTCAAGTCCAACAGGGACAAAAACTGCTACCAGGAGAATTTGAAGGTGTAAGATCTACAAAGCTAATGAAAATAGTATTTCTTAATTACATAGgtgtaatttttaaagtagtTATTCTCTAATATCTTTCAGTTTTATCTGAAGACTTTAACAAAAAAATGAGTTACGTGACATTGAGTCATGATTTTTCCAGCACTAATGCTTTCAATAAGGCAAAaatatgaaaggaaaatgtgtgCTATGTTATTTTCCTACTGATCAAACTGCAAAGAGAATTTGGAACAATAAAAAGGTTGCAAATGACGTTTTCCATCCTTTCACACCCGTGAGCCAGCTCTGATTTCCACAATGCTGAGGCACTCTGTTGTGGATATTATAAATAATGTCTTAAAAccataaataattattttcaagaaaacTAACCTGCAAAATTAGAAGCAATTCtaacaaacattttttaaatgtttgggaaaaaaaccagctTCCAAAGTCCTCAATAACCATCTGCAGTGCCAAGCAGAAGAGCTGGATTTATCGAGCTTTGTTTCTTGCTGTTTGGGCTAGGAGAGACAATAGTTTCAAAGTAAGAATGGTACATAGTGACTTGGAGCATGTTAGCTGCACAAAGTGTGTATCTCAAGGCTTTGCTTGGTCGGGAATTGAATTTTCAGAGGCAAAGTGAATGTTATTATAAAGACCAATAACATGTAATTCAGTGAAAATGTCTATTATTTACTGTGTTCCTAGGACCTGTAATTTGAGGGAGTAAAGCTGGAAGCCAGACTAAAACAAAAGACTATATATGAAATATCTCATTGTATGTGAGTTAGTTGTCTCAAGACACCATTAATATGTGCTAAAGGAGATGTTTGAAAGCAGCATGGTTTTTTGCTGATCAGGTCCAGAAAATTAGAGTAAAAATTTGGAaacatttaaactttttttttttcatgtatggTTTTAATCTGTCTTGAATAAGAAAAAGTGAATGAAGAGAAGCTCTGAACTCAAATGTAATGGAAGCTTATATTTCCCCTTTTCATTGAAAGTGTCAAATCTTTCCATCTTTATTTTGTTACTGGTCCTTTATGCTATTACTTTGCTGTTTTagtaagaaaagcaaaatgaattTTCATGAGAGAAGATGAGACTTTTGTGGCACTACATCTTTTCTTTATGATGATGCTCCTCTGTGGACCCCGGGAAAACCATGTGTCTGGACATTGAACAATGCTCTAATAGGAAATACACCGAATAGTGCTTTGTGCAAGGAAATGGCTACAAATAGGTTGGTTTTCATCAATATAATTTCTAAGAGCAAATTTGATGAAATGCTTACACAATATatgtgattttttggggggttttgctATTTGTGGTAAATCTGTAGCTAGTATTACTAACTCATCATAACTAGAGCTGAGTGtaatttttttgaaagcatACAGATTAATAATAAATTTCACTTAGTAGGGGAATAAActgttttgtttccatttttatgTAATGTCTGACAGGCAAGGCACAGTTCAGGTGCCTGGCGGGGCTGCCACTAGAGGGCACAAAATgattttaaacacaaaattgTTTAAACATTTCACTTGATAAAACTAAGACGCAAAAGGCAAATAAAGACTTTGAACTATCAAATCAGTAAAGAAAATGCAATAAATTTTATAAACATGTTATTATagtgttatttttttaagtttctgaAAGATGGaatgtaattttatttgaaatgttttgtaaaATCTTACTTGAAAACATAATCCAAAGAGAAATTTAGACAccttataatattttaaaaacagaaatttaggaaaaaattccgTGAGAtgtagaagaaaacaaaatatttttcagtaacaAGTATGAATTAAGTAAAAGTTGCATTGCTTTTTTCAAACTAGGCTGTGTTAAGCTACAGATAATTTATCAGAAACACTGAGTTTTTGCTTGGTCTTTGCAATATGTATTGGCTATCTCAGCCCCAGTCTGTGTAATAAGTGGCTGTTACTCAGTTATTCTCCACTCTCCATTTAATATTACTTGGAATGCATGTCTGTCTCCATTTCCTGTCTAAAGGGATAATGTTTCAAACCATCTTAGGATGCTGTCAGGATAAATCCTTTATGTATGCAGCTCTTCCATGCTGTGGCAGGGGTGGTATGTGCTAGGCTGACATCCTGACGGTGCTGAGTTTCTCATGGTTATGGACAAATGGACCCATGCCAACTGCTGATCCCTGGGCATATGCACAGGCAGAATTTGCCACCTGAATAAAGACTGAGACAGCAAAAGAGGATGAATGAGCCTGCACTACTTTGTCCTGAGCTACCTAAGTCCTTGAGTAATAATCTCAACCTTATGTTTATCAGTCCATTACGTTTAGTAATAACAAATACTTGATAAAAAGCAAAACTGAGAGCTAAGTGGGTAGCTGTGTTGAGGCCAGCGTTATATCCATGTACCATGTAACTGTGGCAATGAACCCATTGTATAGGATGAATAAGTCATAGGATAGTGAGAATAAAGAATTGAGAattcattaatttctttcataCATATTTCCCTGTCTTCACCCAGGACAGAGAAATTGCAGAGAAGACCTCCTTAGAAGGGTCTGTGCTTGTGTTATCGCTGAGGTTTACtatgggaaaataaatggttATTTAAAATAACCATTAGTAAAGTTATATAAACTATAATAAACATTAATaacattatataaaatataataaccATTAATaagttatataaaataaaataggttCTAAAAATCCACAGGACTTGGGCTGAAGTTGTTCTGGTCATTGCAGAAAGGTGCCTGTCAGAGGCTGGTTGCAGAGTGAAGGACTAGTCACTAGCAGGTCCTGAGTTATAATGTCATTGGATCAAGATGGATGAGCCTGGACACTACTTTATGAGTATTTACTGTCCATTGTTGCATTTTATGAGTGACTTCTCAGTCTCAGCCTGGAAACCAGGACAAGTGCTCACTAACTTAGGCAACAGACCAGTTTTGGTGGAATTTTGACCATCAAAGTATCTTTTACTTTCTCAGAGCTTGTGTTTAAGCTAATACAGTGCATTCTGTATGAGGAGACAGTGGCATTTTTATTAAGGTTAATTAATATTTGGGTGACATTGTTTTATCTTCAAGGAGAATAATTTTGTTCAAGTTGTTGCTTGTGGACATGGACTATCAAAGGATGGCCAAGGAATTACTCATTTGCCTGTGACAGCTCAAGACAGGGAGAGTTCTGAGAAGCTAAGTGTCTGGAAATGACACTATATTACTCTATTTTAGCTTCTGTGTTTTGCTTGTCTTTTGGAGAACACAGAGGCTTGCAAATATTGAGGTGGTGAAAAAGGTTCTTGCTGTGCTTGCTTAGGGCCATGTATTTGTGAGAAAGTGAATTACATTAATTCCCTATCACAGGTGGTATAGCCTGGTGCTTCCTTGTTTTGAACATTTGTTTTAGGACAGAGTTCAATGCAGAGATGTATTGGGCATCCATACCATTAGTAAAATCTTAAAGAGATTATAATTTCCTAAGAGAAACAGTGTCAGAACCTGGCTCTGGTTGTTCTGTATGCATTTAGAGTGTTTATTGTTACCCATAAATACGAACTGTGCTCATCTAAGCAGAATTacctaattttaaaataaaatgttatataATGGCAAGTGAAagtagaaatggaaaaataaggaGTTGGTAGCAAGCAATATCAATTGATACAGGAGAAAGCTCAGAGTATAGTAAAAATTATATGATCAGTGGGAGGTCAGGACTTCTTCAACAAGCAACAGAATCCTAGAAATAGTTTAAAGAGTAGGACATGAAGATGGCAAAATTGCCAATGATGATACAGGTATCCATAAGgtacaaatatattaaatacatGCGAAGTTATTCAATAAGTATTTCTGCTCTATgtggaaaaattatatttgcagTTTTTCATGTTGGTAAATTCCTTTGTATTCTATTAGTAGCTGTTTAATTATTAGACTGTTTAATAGAAAGCATTATGCTTTTATATCTTTGTAACTCATAAAAACAGGATAGTAGAAAGACTGTGCCAAGAGCTGTCCAtagtattatttttaattttaggatAAAATTATCACTCAACAAATCTCAGGGCACTAGGGAAAACCTGCTCTTGTAGGCCATGATGATTATTAACACTTGAATAACTGATGGAAAGGTGTGATGAGTTTCCCATCAACTGAAGTCTTGACATAAAGATTTGATCTCTTACTTAAATACGTGTTCTTTTTCAAACATATTATGGGTTGGCTTAATGAGTAAATTATCAAGTGAGATAATGTGCATTCTGCTCAGGTGTCATGCTAGGGATCATCACTGATCCTTCTGACCTTTAAatctggaataaaaaaatatggaaaccTTATCTGTCTTGACACTGTAGTAATTTCAGACTGAGGTTTCTAGAAGGTTTAAGTTAAATATTGCTATAGTTATTATTTTGGGTCTAGAGTTCATATTTTTTCACTTAGTTGTCACATAGTCTCCTAATCTGTATTGAGTCTCTCAGTTTCATACCAGGATGAAGTCCTGAGGCTCCATATATACATTAATGCAGAGACTATATTTATGATGTGTCTTGTACAGTACATACTAATCATGCCACCAGTGCTTGGGTAATTGTGGTAAAGTTGCAATAATTGAACTGCTATTAAAATGTCTGCTGTCACCAGAGCAGGTAGCTTATGAGCTTGTCTGCCTCGTAAAACAGAGTACAAGAATTATGTTTTTATTAGTCACACTCTGCTCTGAAAATAATTCCCcttcattaatttttcattacagCTATGATCAATGGAACAATTTTTAGTTAAGAGCTGGACTTATTTAAACCCACCATCCAAATTCCAAAGCAACTTATTCACAGACAGAAGCCATGCCTGCCCTTCATGCTTACTCCAGTGTGCTACTGTGATGTCTGTGGAACAGATGACTCCTATGCCCAGTCTGAGAAGAGAATGGCATATCCTGGAAAATGAGGAACTAAAAATAACTACTCATGTGGTCCCTCTGGATGTCTGAATCAGCTGCAGGACCAGCCAGCTTCTACTCTTGGTACAGTGGTGGTAGAGGGAAATGTTCCAGCCAGCCCTGGATGCTGCATGTTGGCACCTGAGTGAGGAGGTCTTGCTGGATCAGACTAGCTCCATGCAGAGCCAGTGAGAGGGACAGCTGCACAAGTTAACTACTTTATACTGATTCAGTAAACCAGTTTGAGCTGATGAAGGCTTAACTAAGAATTCTGGGGTGTCTAGTTTAGGTAGGGCACTTCTACTTTTATCCCCATGTCATCCAAATCTACTAAGAACAAATGAAACTTTTGGAAATTCTGACATGCGATGTCTGCTAACATGATGAAATGTATAATTGATAGATAAGATAATTGAAGAGATGTGCCCTTGGAAAGAAACATATCTGAAAATAGTAGCTGAAGATACTCTTTCAGCCTAGGATACCAAGGGTTCAGTCCATGTACGTTGTtccttttctattaaaaatcaaaaattttggaagtaattttaaaatgtatttcacagCCCCTAAAAATGCTCATTTTACAAAAAAGTCAAGTATTTCTTGTAGAAGGTTTAAATATTGTGTCTTCAAAtctctttatatatatatatatatatatatatatgtatatatgtatatatatctaCTGGTTTTGCCTTCGGATTGAGTGTATTTTCCTGACAGTAGCTGCTATGGGGCTGTGGTTTGGATTTGTTGGAAACAGTGTTGgtaacacagggatgttttagGTCTCCCTGAGAGAGCTGTGTGCCAAGACTTAACTACCCTGGTTCTacagttttctgtttcttcatgCACAgacctgcctgctgcagcttctgtgCCATGTAGCAGAGCTTCATCACCAGTGCTTACTGGGGTCAGGGTCAACCCAAAGCACAGTAAACACACCAAGGAGCATGAGAGGAACTGTAAGTTATTCTCTGTTTGCACCAGTTCTATTTGTGCAAGCTACTGCTAGACATGCTTCCCATTGAAAAGGCTGGCATCAGCAATATTACCATGTGACTAAAGTGGGCTACTTTTAAAGTAAACTGATGGGATTTCTGGTGAAAATGCAGCCCACCATGGCACAGACAGCAGAAATCTCCACTCTAGCACTAACCTGAATGGGGAGTCCTGAGCTGGAGTGCCATGTTTCTCATATCTCTCTTAATGTCCAAGTGGTTTTATTTAATAAGGGATGACTTTTCAGTCTGAGCACAGCAGTAGAGTCTGATGTTTCTGGACCTGAGCTGGCACAGAGTTAACACAATTGGGCCAGCTCACTACTGCAATGTCGTGTACAGATGTAATTCTTTAGACTTAATTTCTGTGTTCACAATGTAGGGCTATTGAGCTGCTGTCCTCTGGGTGAGAGGGGCCAGCTACTGTCTCTGATAGTTGGCAAGACAGAGGTCTGCGTCTCTTTCAAACAACAGGAGGCGTACctaatattttcagaaatatttgtacTTGCTTTAAAAACCAGTCTTGTACTGTTACTGAGATTTAAAAGGGATGTTTTGATTCCTGGATATGAACTAAGAAGTGAGACCTTTCCTGATACAAAGTGAAACGTTCCCCTCTGAGTGGGAGAGTCACCACTATGATATACGAgagatttccttttctgttttccagtgCTGCAGCTAAGTTGTTATTGAGTGACTGGTAGGTATCATGTCAGCCTTGGTTAACTGTATTACCAGTATTGGACTCTGTAGAGAGATCTCAAATGCCCTGGCTGTAGCAGAAACTGTAAAAAGACAGTAAGGCATTTTTTGGGCTTTCGGCCCACAAGAATCttacagaattttattttttttaccttctaTTTGGAGACTAGTGCTATATTGATAAATTTTCTTCTGTATGAAGGCATTTTTTACAGTACTTACATTCATGCATTAAATAATCTTTATCCATTTGGAGGAGCAGTTTGATCAATTACAAAGGTAATTGATCCCTCACTGTTGGGAACTGAGGAAGCTCAGTAATACTTGGCCTGCAAAAGCTTGCACAGGCTTATCACTTATTCTGGGCCAGAATTTTATAGACATCCAATTTCACAGTTCCTAATTTAACCACATCAGCATGTCTTAAACCTGTCCTAAGCTGTAGCTGTTCTGAAATCCTTTGCTGTTGATTAATATCTTGGCCTCCTGCCCGTGAACAATATTAGCAGCTTTCTATGTGACATTCACATTCAGTTCTAATCAGAttataaaagtaaaatatcATGTAAAATATGTGAGAACAGATCTTTCCAGATTATTCCGAAACTGTCTGCCAAGTACTTTGAGATTGTTCTGGTAAACACCTAAAATCATCCATCCAAGATCTTTTTGATAAATCACCACttaaaaaaaggagggaaacaTTTTCCTATGCTCTTCTTGGTGCTAAAATGCAGGAATTCAGTGGCAGGTCCATACTCCAGTGTGGTCCCTGTTACGTCAACACTCAGGTGGCAGGTCAGGGGAAGTTTCCATTTACCAAGGAGCATGGATATAGGCTTTTGTAAAGATCTGTCTACAAGAGAAGGTAAAGTTTAGCAGTGCTATGTCTGGGTCAAGGTGTGCCAGTGATTTCTGACTGATGACATTGTGCGCAAGTACAGACTTGGGCACAGTGTGATGCAGAGAGACCTGCAATACAGAAAAATCAGTGTTACATTCTCCACCCAGATTTGTGAGGCAGGCGTGTGTGTAACTGTGGTATTAACATATAGAGAGCAGATGATATGATTTTGGCTGTATGGTCTAATTCCTTGCCAAGTTTCCAGTAGCTTAACCATGATctaatttgaaataattaaatcagttatttttttttagaacgTCTTTCTCATCTATAGGGCTATGAATATCATCACTGCAATCATAGCTAGAATATTATAAGTTCAAGTCATAAAATTTACAAAACTCTCTGCAAACAAAAATCACTAAAGCAGATTGCTAACTTGTGATCCTGAACACTATTGTGATAGTTGTCATAGGTGGTGTAGAAACCATGGTTTTAAGCTTGTACAGCTTTTATAAAGCTGGCCTGTAAAAGTTAAATCCAGACCTGTATCTAGAATTCAGTTTCTTAAGTCCATGTTACATCTTCTACCAGATTGCTGTTTGATTAAGCTCCTAGACAGAGAAATCTAGATCTGATTTGCTGTTTGATCTTAAACCAATATGCAGATTGAACACAGGCAATATGAGGGAAAAGTGTGGGGTTGAGTAGAAATGCAGGGACATATGTTTTATATTTGATTTAGTTTGGTAGAGCACATTACACTCTTGACTTCTggtacattaaaaatataattgcatGTGATGGAAATTCACAATTCAGACTTTGTTCTGCCTTTTTTGTACTAATTTCTTGTGAGTTTTAGCACAATTAATaggtaaaatacaaaaattgtACTACCCACTTTTCTAAAACCAGTGGCTTCAAATATCTTTAAGTCTAAACAACAAAAATGTAAATCTTTTTCATAAATGGACATGTGTGGACACAACTTAGGATTTTAACTTGAAACAAAAGCAACACTTTAGCTTCAGCCAGAGAGAGCCCGGGTTTTGTTCATCATAGTTTTCTTGTATTCCTAAAATTGTATTTGTATTCAGTTTCATTTGAATATGTTTTTGATTTGTCCAAACAGCAGATGGCTGTGATAAAGAGTCTGTTTTTAACTTAGAACTTTCCATTCCACATTCCTCTACTATTCATAGCACACCAGTCATAGTAGTCTCCAGTACACATAAAAGAAGGCAGTTCAACTTGCAGATGCAGTTACCCTCAAATATGTGAGTATTTACAAACCCATagcattatttctttttaatattgaGAGGACCACATACTAGATATAGAAGTGGATATTTTTGCATCTCTGCCACTTTCATGAAatgtgagacactggaacagaaaCTAAAGCTGTGTCTGCAGCAAAGAACCCCTGTATTTAAAATTAGATTCATGTAGTCTGTGTTCCTATGGGCAGAGGGGGATTATCATTGGCAGAGAAATTTGCTCTTGAAGACAAAGTTGTGGGATTTCAGCctaaattgtcaaggaacatgGACAATTAAATACTCATCTGATTAAATAACAAGATTACCTAAAATGTGTAAGAAAAAAGGCATTTGTTCAAGAGCAATGTCTTTTTATTACTGACGTTTTACAAAGAAGAATTTGGTGCTTTTGTaagcaaatactttttttcttcatttgttatgttaaacaaaaccaattttctaaaatgtctttaaaggtttcctttgaaattaatttgacaGAAAgtataatttctgtttattgtaTTTTCAAGCAAATAACATCAAGCaaacaaattcttttttcttataGTTTGAAACATGCAACACACTTCTAAAAAGTAAACTCTTGAGAGTTTTTTTGTATAGAAGCTTGAACTGTAGaaatagggatttttttcttgatggTCTCTTTCAGTTCATATGCTTTTCCAGAGAGAAGAATTTAATCtcaaaaattagaaaacaatttttttggtACATAAGTTTCCATAAGATTGACAACTTGTCCATTCCTTCTTTAATATTTATGACTATGTATGACAAATACTTATTCCTTAGAAATATAATTCCTGCTACTTCACTCAAAACTCCATTTTCAATATGTTaccaaatagatttttttcttttctgctgctgagaCTAACCTGAGTTTGCTATTGTTTGAACAGCCTGTGTTTTCAACCTATGTGTAGCTGGAGGCAAGCAGTATAACAGTTCACATCAAACAGTAAACTCAGcatacagaaaaatatatacaaataatTTCCTTCAATAAATACATGCTACATGCTTACTACACCCTACAGAATTGCATGATTATAATTTTGTTAAATTAAGAATTATTTTATCTCACCGATAACTATAGACATGGTTCTAATTCGTTTCCACTGAGTTCTTCATTTCAACAACCAAAATGCCATCATGGCAGAAAAGTGCAGACAAGTCTTTGTTCTCCACTCCGTCAGGTAATTTGTATTGTCTGGTGAAGCTTCTGGATATGAAACCATGTTCATCCATCCTGGGCCCATGCTGAGCTTTAATCAGGAGCCAGCCTTCGAAAGTCTGGATAATGATATCTTCGGGGCGGAACTGCACAACATCCAGCAAGACCcgaaaatgtgtgttttcctcctcctggctGCTCTTCCTGGCCCCAGCCGTGCTTTCTGTGGTGCACCTTCGGTCGCTCAGTGCAGTGGTGGCAGGGCCTGGCAAAGCATATAAAAGGTGGTTCAGTTTGTGTGCTTCCAGCTCTTGGTCAACAAACTGCTCCTGGTAGCGTACAGGAGTTTCCACCCAATGTCTTATGACAGCTTCTGCCATTGCTGAGGCAGAAAATCAGCTGCTACTCCTGTGTCGGAAACTGCAGAGTCAGACTGAGCTTTTCCCAGACGTGTGTCGTACCCGCAGACCCGTCTATCAGTTGATGTTGCCTTTCACTTTTAGAACAGGCAGAGCTCAACATTTAGTACAGTGTCCTGTGCTCCAGTGCTATGAGACTTGTTTCATCTTGTATCCACTAACAATAGAGCACTATTTATAGTGATGCAGTCTTGAGTGGCTTAAACACATGCATGTCTTTCACGCAGGActagtaaaagaaaaattttaaggCATGTCTTCTTATTGCAATTTTGTGCTGTTTATAATTATGAATAATGATTACACAAATAATGTgaaagattttttaatttaaattgaaGTTGAAtacttttgtttttccaagGGATACATGGCAATAAGTacaaaatctaatttttaattgatttcTAATTGAATTGCATATTCTAATTGAAACGTGTAGCTAGTGAGGGAAGAGGTTTAATTACCTTGTCAGCAGGAATGCAGCAGATTTCTGGTTAGCTAAACTTAAAATTAGCAAGTGCATTGGTCATTTTTGCAGAAGCTGTGCATAGGTGAAATTTGGGCATGGTCACCCCAGGACATCATGTTACTGGTGGGAGGAGGAAACCATCTCAGCCCAAAAAGGGGGAGCCTGAAGGGCTGAATCTGAAATTTTAGGGACTTACAAACACAGCAGAGACGTCTCCAGCATGTCAGGAATTTAGACACAAGAGTGCAGACAAACTACAATTAAAGCTCATGCTTCAGAGCTCCCAGAAGAGGGTAGAGATATTTTCCCTCAAGAGCATAGTCAAGACTATTCTAAATCCTTAATGCTATCACATTGTCCCAGTAACCATCATCTTCTGTTGCTTAACAACTTGAACCTGTGATCTCACCTACTGCAGGTGTCTGCAAAGCAGGACTGATGACCTCCAGAGCCCTCTGAGGTGTAATTATGGAATCACAAAATGTTTGGGAATGCAAgtgacctctggagatcatttATACCAATCCCCCAGCTAAATCAGATTCACCTAGAACAGGTTGCACAGGATCACATCCAGGTGGGATTCGAGTATCTCCTGAGAAGGAGCTTCTACAACCTCTGGCTTGTAATGTTCTtgttattctgtgattgtaGGGCAGATAATGCCTACAAAGGTCAATAGTTTGTTTAACAAAAGCTAAGAGAAAAGTACAATAAAGAAGGAAAGTAATTTCTAAATTTTAGTATGTTTGCTAGATATCACTCTAGCTGAGCTTGGTAATGTGAAGAGGAATGTGTTATGGCAATTGACGgtgaagatttttaaatttgatttgttAGATGTAGTAAGAGTTGCCCTAGAgctagaaataataaaataagataCTTTTATTCCTTCTTGTTTGGCTATCATTGTTCAGAGTTCTGTCTCTCCTTTGTCCTTACACGTTCTGTTACCGTAGTTATTATAGGATCTTTGGTTGCTAATGGAGTAATGAAGAAAGAGACAACTAAACTTTGATATTTTATCAGATATTAACTTCTTTATTGCATTAATAGCAGGGCAGGATTACCAGATGTATGTGTAATTAAAGCTTTAAAActgccattttattttaaacttaaaaagGCTGCATTGGAAGGTAAGGAAATTTTCAAAAGTTCAAGATGATTTACATTAATGACAAACTGTTTAATTGAGTATTGTGAGAGAGAGTATTGTGAGTAAGGAGAGTTAGGCTACTTTATTTAACTGTTGGCTCTTTTCCTGTTAAAGAGTCctccagaaataatttaaaaatgcaattctgAATGTATGGCTGACTAAAATAGTTATAAAACCAGGCTGGAGCATTG
Above is a window of Lonchura striata isolate bLonStr1 chromosome Z, bLonStr1.mat, whole genome shotgun sequence DNA encoding:
- the HSPB3 gene encoding heat shock protein beta-3: MAEAVIRHWVETPVRYQEQFVDQELEAHKLNHLLYALPGPATTALSDRRCTTESTAGARKSSQEEENTHFRVLLDVVQFRPEDIIIQTFEGWLLIKAQHGPRMDEHGFISRSFTRQYKLPDGVENKDLSALFCHDGILVVEMKNSVETN